One part of the Bdellovibrio bacteriovorus genome encodes these proteins:
- the fliJ gene encoding flagellar export protein FliJ, translated as MKFKFPLQKVLEHRKIKENLAQKDFQEAVNLYQEELERLNQMGSQVQNAHAQVGALSNQGGAQGPALSQIHEFLQGQQIRIQRQMQKVQEFEKLVEAKREILRQAALEYKIMEKMRENKFEEYRAERLSNDQKEMDEQSILRFKAVKES; from the coding sequence ATGAAATTCAAATTTCCACTTCAAAAGGTTCTTGAACACCGCAAGATCAAAGAAAATCTGGCACAAAAGGACTTTCAAGAGGCCGTGAACCTTTATCAAGAGGAACTGGAGCGTCTGAATCAGATGGGCAGCCAGGTTCAGAACGCCCATGCACAGGTGGGAGCGCTCAGTAATCAGGGCGGGGCCCAAGGTCCAGCTCTTTCTCAGATCCACGAGTTTCTTCAGGGCCAGCAAATCCGCATCCAGAGGCAAATGCAAAAAGTTCAGGAATTCGAGAAATTGGTCGAGGCCAAGAGAGAAATTTTGCGACAAGCCGCTCTGGAATATAAAATTATGGAGAAGATGCGTGAAAACAAGTTCGAAGAATATCGGGCTGAGCGTCTTTCCAATGACCAGAAGGAAATGGATGAACAGTCCATTCTGCGGTTTAAAGCTGTGAAGGAATCATAG
- a CDS encoding MotE family protein, producing the protein MKSGYDQFFKNARQVADQNNGVKFQKRNASPKLHLDLASEDVEQQIRRRMKMSAPKKKKKAPVPWKMIGVSFMGFMVAIWGFQNHEEVENIIKRVEVQMTGEAIAQPSAAPAEPAPAEAKAEAPVTAAMSGAEIDHLQKLNERNKELDAREEELNRMETELATQKVELEKRLKELEEMRSKISGILEDRVKADDEKVDTLVQMYTNMKPPQAAKVFETMDEDLAIEILGRMKKKNAADIMNLLKPEKAQILSEMFAGYKRRAPASAK; encoded by the coding sequence ATGAAAAGCGGATACGATCAGTTCTTCAAAAATGCACGTCAGGTTGCCGACCAGAACAACGGAGTGAAGTTTCAAAAAAGAAACGCGTCTCCGAAACTGCATCTGGATCTGGCGTCCGAAGACGTCGAACAGCAGATCCGCCGCCGAATGAAAATGTCTGCTCCAAAGAAGAAGAAAAAAGCCCCGGTACCATGGAAAATGATTGGCGTGTCCTTCATGGGTTTCATGGTGGCCATCTGGGGATTCCAGAATCACGAAGAAGTTGAAAACATCATCAAACGTGTCGAAGTTCAGATGACGGGTGAGGCGATTGCCCAGCCGTCAGCGGCTCCTGCAGAGCCGGCACCTGCCGAAGCGAAAGCGGAAGCTCCGGTGACCGCGGCGATGAGTGGTGCTGAAATCGATCACCTGCAAAAACTGAATGAAAGAAACAAAGAACTCGATGCGCGTGAAGAAGAGCTGAACCGCATGGAGACCGAACTTGCCACCCAGAAGGTGGAACTTGAAAAACGCCTGAAAGAGCTGGAAGAGATGCGCAGCAAGATCTCCGGCATCCTGGAAGACCGGGTCAAGGCGGACGACGAGAAAGTCGATACTTTGGTACAGATGTACACCAATATGAAGCCACCCCAGGCGGCCAAAGTCTTTGAGACGATGGACGAGGATTTGGCAATTGAAATACTTGGTCGTATGAAAAAGAAGAATGCTGCTGATATTATGAATTTGTTGAAGCCTGAAAAAGCTCAGATTTTGTCTGAGATGTTTGCGGGCTACAAGCGTCGTGCTCCTGCGAGCGCGAAATAA
- a CDS encoding flagellar hook-length control protein FliK, with amino-acid sequence MLQSIVPPMVGATEMKSPPDRGVEKDFKGTGSGSSFGKALEEKIASKDPKETKEPPQRELKAKNEKPEKTEAQKGKEPEVSQNDGKAERKGTVRQQKIKEFMDSFESEFEISPTRLVEAMSQLDDTQLVQSPEETAEAVISQLGLSDEDADKAQAMYAGLLLQLKQTPAPAKAPEFAVGAGVVTQAGVQLRAEQAQAKQTMLGNTVDRLNQKFWTDAQAKPLPSAALGQLDAAALQNMDLDEASFADIPKQEIPMDMPLPEMPQQAPGKLPELPPHLQGQMKDTMSPALLAALAAKKATEAQAAQGTGVAAEAAVSEQGAELMAEFTQAVKTPEAPKIPTAQALNPLEVQAKLSQEFMRNESQGGNLMQQGNDFMKGMSAEKEMGEKSTLTSGEFKQGLEGLQNVHGAPIKGESLKMDAALPLAGTAPQAPVDAKENEAAVKQLMNQAQYLIKRGGGEMKVQMTPEGMGTIHLKVMLQDGKVNMQMSADTQEAKKAIESSLAELKTSLAAHKLSMENVKVDVVNTTSADTATQNQTNMNGNQQRDQARQFWNQFNENFGSQGRKESFADMPSLKGYGGRRDPLQPIETRSAPTRKVEGRGSGLNLVA; translated from the coding sequence TTGTTACAAAGTATCGTACCCCCCATGGTGGGTGCGACCGAGATGAAGTCACCACCTGACAGAGGGGTGGAGAAAGACTTCAAGGGAACCGGATCCGGCTCTTCTTTCGGCAAAGCTCTCGAGGAGAAAATAGCCTCGAAAGACCCGAAAGAAACGAAAGAGCCACCGCAGCGGGAACTGAAGGCGAAGAATGAAAAGCCTGAAAAGACCGAAGCGCAAAAAGGCAAGGAACCCGAGGTCAGCCAAAACGATGGGAAAGCAGAACGAAAGGGAACGGTTCGACAGCAAAAAATAAAAGAATTCATGGACTCCTTCGAGAGTGAATTCGAAATATCCCCCACGCGACTCGTGGAGGCGATGTCCCAGCTGGACGACACCCAACTAGTACAATCCCCGGAAGAGACGGCAGAAGCCGTGATCTCTCAATTGGGACTCAGTGATGAGGACGCAGACAAAGCGCAAGCGATGTATGCGGGCTTGCTGCTGCAGTTGAAGCAGACTCCTGCGCCTGCAAAGGCTCCGGAATTTGCGGTGGGTGCTGGCGTGGTGACTCAGGCCGGTGTGCAGCTGCGCGCTGAACAGGCGCAGGCCAAGCAGACCATGCTGGGTAATACCGTCGACCGTTTAAATCAGAAATTCTGGACAGACGCGCAGGCAAAACCTTTGCCTTCGGCAGCGTTGGGACAGCTTGATGCTGCAGCCCTGCAGAACATGGATCTGGATGAGGCATCTTTTGCGGATATTCCAAAACAGGAAATCCCGATGGATATGCCTCTGCCGGAAATGCCACAGCAGGCTCCAGGCAAGCTTCCTGAACTTCCTCCGCATCTGCAGGGGCAGATGAAGGACACCATGTCGCCGGCGTTGCTGGCGGCCTTGGCGGCAAAGAAAGCGACTGAAGCTCAGGCAGCCCAGGGAACTGGTGTTGCGGCTGAAGCGGCAGTTTCAGAGCAGGGCGCGGAACTGATGGCAGAGTTTACTCAGGCGGTTAAAACGCCGGAGGCTCCGAAGATTCCGACGGCTCAGGCTTTGAATCCGCTGGAGGTGCAGGCCAAGCTTTCCCAGGAATTCATGCGCAATGAATCCCAGGGTGGTAATCTGATGCAACAGGGCAATGACTTCATGAAAGGCATGAGCGCCGAAAAGGAGATGGGTGAAAAATCCACTCTGACATCCGGTGAATTCAAGCAGGGCCTTGAAGGGCTTCAGAATGTCCATGGCGCTCCGATCAAGGGTGAATCCCTGAAGATGGATGCGGCTTTGCCTCTGGCAGGGACGGCACCACAGGCACCGGTTGATGCCAAGGAAAACGAGGCGGCCGTGAAGCAGCTGATGAATCAGGCTCAGTACCTGATCAAACGCGGTGGCGGCGAAATGAAGGTTCAGATGACCCCGGAGGGCATGGGAACCATTCACCTGAAAGTCATGCTTCAGGACGGCAAAGTGAACATGCAGATGTCAGCAGATACTCAGGAGGCTAAAAAAGCCATCGAGTCCAGTCTAGCTGAACTGAAAACCAGTCTTGCTGCTCACAAACTGTCCATGGAGAATGTAAAGGTGGATGTGGTGAACACGACATCCGCGGATACGGCTACCCAAAACCAGACCAACATGAACGGCAATCAGCAAAGAGATCAGGCGCGCCAGTTCTGGAACCAGTTCAATGAGAACTTCGGATCCCAGGGCCGCAAGGAATCTTTCGCAGACATGCCTTCACTGAAAGGTTATGGCGGTCGTCGCGATCCACTTCAGCCAATCGAGACGCGCTCAGCGCCGACTCGCAAAGTTGAAGGCCGTGGTAGTGGACTGAATCTTGTAGCGTAA
- a CDS encoding flagellar hook assembly protein FlgD: MTMVNAKLGVNAFGATQTKPENAGPSNMSVTDREKLGGENVGEVLNKIVDANWTDPSKKVRTVGNPSLDKDAFFKLMLTQMKNQDPTNPLKSHEMAAQLASFSSLEQMQNMNKSLEEMKNGQKPSENFQALNLIGKAVAGDSSKVVRGTNDREHDFKFTLPMAASEVSVKVRDAEGNIVRTYNLKSLKAGENKLTWNGEDEKAMKALPGEYQFIAEAKTADGKKMGIKTDFDGMITGVSYSNEGPVLHVGNQAIRFSDVKKITDPRLMTTDQKVNDVTNLDLKKDDAKGQTMKEGNAELQNSSMNPAPVAKSNIMNNVGLSRDMMEKIAKETAK, translated from the coding sequence ATGACAATGGTGAACGCGAAACTTGGTGTGAATGCATTCGGAGCGACTCAGACAAAACCTGAGAACGCCGGGCCTTCCAACATGAGCGTGACAGACAGAGAAAAGCTGGGCGGTGAAAACGTCGGCGAAGTTCTGAACAAGATTGTCGATGCCAACTGGACAGATCCATCCAAAAAAGTTCGCACGGTCGGCAACCCGAGCTTGGACAAGGATGCTTTCTTCAAGCTGATGCTGACACAGATGAAAAATCAGGATCCGACGAATCCACTGAAGAGCCATGAGATGGCGGCACAGTTGGCAAGCTTCTCCTCTCTGGAGCAGATGCAGAACATGAACAAGTCACTTGAGGAAATGAAGAACGGTCAGAAGCCTTCAGAAAACTTCCAGGCGCTGAATCTGATCGGTAAAGCAGTTGCAGGTGATTCTTCGAAAGTGGTGCGCGGCACGAATGACAGAGAGCATGATTTCAAATTCACTCTGCCAATGGCTGCCAGCGAAGTGTCGGTGAAAGTTCGTGATGCCGAAGGAAACATCGTGCGCACGTACAATCTGAAATCACTGAAAGCGGGCGAAAACAAACTGACCTGGAATGGTGAAGACGAAAAAGCAATGAAGGCTCTGCCTGGTGAATACCAGTTCATCGCAGAAGCCAAAACTGCTGACGGTAAGAAGATGGGAATCAAAACAGACTTCGACGGAATGATCACCGGTGTGAGCTATTCCAATGAAGGCCCTGTGCTTCATGTGGGAAATCAGGCGATTCGTTTCTCTGACGTGAAGAAGATTACAGACCCACGTCTTATGACCACCGACCAGAAAGTAAATGATGTAACAAACCTAGACTTGAAGAAAGATGATGCTAAAGGACAAACTATGAAAGAGGGGAATGCAGAGTTACAAAACTCTTCCATGAATCCTGCTCCTGTAGCAAAATCTAACATCATGAACAATGTGGGCTTGTCCCGCGACATGATGGAAAAGATCGCCAAGGAGACAGCGAAGTAA
- a CDS encoding TIGR02530 family flagellar biosynthesis protein, with the protein MVDLKKIQTLDQLIPQQPGKVKQPDLAGGPSFKETLNQVGGVKPQNLGQMQPPGLAKAVEGVKFSNHAIERMRTRGINYSPEDVSKISEAVSRAAAKGSKDSLILMNDSALIVSVKNNTVVTVMDKNALKENVFTNIDSTVVL; encoded by the coding sequence ATGGTCGATTTAAAGAAGATACAAACTCTTGATCAACTCATCCCGCAGCAACCAGGGAAGGTAAAACAACCGGATCTGGCTGGGGGACCCTCCTTCAAGGAGACTCTGAATCAGGTCGGTGGTGTGAAGCCGCAGAACCTGGGACAGATGCAACCTCCTGGGCTTGCAAAAGCTGTTGAAGGGGTGAAGTTTTCGAATCACGCGATTGAGCGCATGAGAACACGGGGAATCAATTATTCACCGGAAGATGTCTCAAAAATCTCAGAAGCGGTTTCGAGAGCGGCGGCGAAAGGTTCCAAGGATTCATTGATTCTGATGAATGACTCGGCACTGATCGTCAGCGTGAAGAACAACACGGTTGTCACGGTGATGGACAAGAATGCGCTCAAAGAGAACGTGTTCACCAACATCGACTCAACAGTGGTGTTATAA
- a CDS encoding flagellar hook protein FlgE produces the protein MGILSSLYTGVSGMTAQGEALGVIGDNIANANTIGFKASRAEFQDIISKNLKGIVGGNQIGRGVKIGAVNPILSQGNIDATEKVTDLAISGDGYFKVKGSDGESYTRDGSFHFDREGYLVTNDNQRVQGFSTDEKGNIVNKMTDIKFPRALIPAKATKELKLDLNLDSRMEPTKKFDVNDPYSTSHYSTGVEMYDSQGNKHLVSFFFNKVNDREWEFKGLVDGKEITGGEEGKMSEVAAGKLMFTVDGKLDSQETTSTNFNFKGGALQDQQVKLNFGDAIKDGGKGLDGTKQYGKNSDLISWHQDGAAAGTITGLSFNDEGTLTAVYSNGQANDLAQIALAKFENPEALFKVGNNRLKESRDSGTASVGAPGAAGRGKLFAKSLERSTVDLATEFVNMIQNQRGFQANAKTITTTDELLNEVIQLKR, from the coding sequence ATGGGTATTCTTTCTTCATTGTACACTGGTGTATCCGGTATGACAGCACAGGGCGAGGCTCTGGGTGTTATCGGGGACAATATCGCCAATGCGAACACTATCGGTTTCAAAGCAAGCCGTGCAGAGTTCCAGGACATCATCTCCAAAAATCTAAAAGGTATTGTTGGTGGTAACCAAATTGGCCGCGGTGTGAAGATCGGTGCCGTAAATCCAATCCTTTCCCAGGGTAACATCGACGCCACTGAAAAAGTGACGGACCTTGCGATCTCCGGTGATGGTTATTTCAAAGTTAAAGGCTCCGATGGTGAGTCTTACACTCGTGACGGTTCCTTCCACTTCGACCGTGAAGGTTACCTGGTAACAAACGACAATCAGCGCGTACAGGGCTTCTCCACAGACGAGAAGGGCAATATCGTCAACAAAATGACCGATATCAAATTCCCTCGCGCTCTGATCCCGGCTAAAGCTACAAAAGAACTGAAACTGGATCTGAACCTTGACTCCCGTATGGAGCCGACGAAGAAATTCGATGTTAACGATCCATACTCCACTTCTCATTACTCTACAGGCGTTGAGATGTACGACTCTCAGGGTAACAAACACCTTGTCAGCTTCTTCTTCAACAAAGTTAACGACCGTGAATGGGAATTCAAAGGTTTGGTTGACGGTAAAGAGATCACTGGCGGCGAAGAAGGCAAAATGTCTGAAGTGGCTGCTGGTAAATTGATGTTCACAGTTGACGGTAAACTGGATTCCCAGGAAACAACGTCCACGAACTTCAACTTCAAAGGCGGTGCTTTGCAGGACCAGCAGGTGAAGCTGAACTTCGGTGATGCTATCAAGGACGGCGGTAAAGGTTTGGACGGTACTAAGCAGTACGGTAAAAACTCGGACCTGATCTCCTGGCACCAGGATGGCGCGGCTGCAGGTACTATCACTGGCCTGTCCTTCAATGACGAAGGTACATTGACAGCGGTATACTCCAATGGTCAGGCCAATGACCTTGCCCAGATCGCTTTGGCGAAGTTCGAGAACCCGGAAGCTCTGTTCAAAGTCGGTAACAACCGTTTGAAAGAATCCAGAGACTCCGGTACTGCCTCCGTAGGTGCCCCAGGCGCTGCCGGCCGCGGTAAGTTGTTCGCGAAATCCCTGGAAAGATCCACAGTGGATCTGGCTACAGAGTTCGTAAACATGATCCAGAATCAGCGTGGTTTCCAGGCCAATGCCAAAACCATCACGACGACGGACGAGCTTCTGAACGAAGTTATTCAGTTGAAACGTTAA